In the genome of Cryptomeria japonica chromosome 8, Sugi_1.0, whole genome shotgun sequence, one region contains:
- the LOC131067714 gene encoding AP2-like ethylene-responsive transcription factor AIL6, protein MELESDGNAINGPKSADQAKSLPKKSFAKTDSLPASGVNPNARFSKALGKERSSEEESNREYLMDPKNTSRASFGGSSSVYHGVTRHRRTGKYEAYLWDGSCLKDGHTSKGQRGRFDEEEKAARAYDLVALKYWDQSALTNFPIENYERELEQMKNMSEQGYIKFIRRSSTGFSRGRSAYRGVTRHHKDGRWQAKIGRIDGNDVLYLGTFTNEEEAAKAYDVAAIKLRGEKAITNFDTSRYDVKGIMNSKLHVAKKKKRTRVEAENEETSGNNDDFPYNQFGFESTTNVESTENISSCTDCIAPTAINCHAISKTMATTHGLVTGEPSLQSHTTLAAPFSYIPEGLVFSKAPAFENTLSLGTSTFCSPGQSSGLVRTGHESIKNDTNCKTPFLRDLESGPSVGTSCQPPLKFNIWSDIKM, encoded by the exons ATGGAGCTAGAGTCGGATGGCAATGCCATTAATGGCCCTAAGTCTGCAGATCAAGCTAAATCTCTGCCAAAAAAATCTTTTGCCAAAACCGACTCCCTACCTGCAAGTGGAGTCAACCCTAATGCACGATTTTCTAAGGCTCTTGGCAAAGAACGATCCAGTGAGGAAG AATCCAATAGGGAGTACTTGATGGATCCCAAAAACACGTCCAGGGCTTCGTTTGGTGGAAGTAGTTCAGTCTACCATGGAGTTACTAG GCATAGACGGACAGGGAAATATGAAGCCTATCTGTGGGACGGCAGCTGCCTTAAAGATGGTCATACCAGTAAGGGTCAACGAG GCAGATTTGATGAGGAGGAGAAAGCAGCCAGAGCTTATGATCTGGTAGCTCTCAAGTATTGGGATCAATCAGCTTTAACCAACTTTCCG ATAGAAAACTATGAGAGAGAGTTGGAACAGATGAAAAACATGTCAGAGCAGGGATATATTAAATTTATAAGGAG GAGTAGCACTGGATTTTCTAGGGGAAGATCAGCCTACCGCGGAGTAACACG ACATCATAAAGATGGAAGGTGGCAGGCTAAGATTGGGAGGATTGATGGGAACGACGTGTTGTATCTGGGAACATTCA CCAATGAGGAAGAGGCCGCCAAGGCTTATGATGTTGCTGCCATTAAATTAAGAGGAGAAAAAGCTATTACAAACTTTGACACAAGCAGGTATGATGTGAAAGGCATCATGAACAGCAAACTACATGTAGCAAAGAAGAAAAAACGAACTCGAGTTGAAGCAGAAAATGAGGAAACCAGTGGGAACAATGATGATTTTCCATACAATCAGTTTGGCTTCGAATCTACAACCAATGTGGAAAGCACTGAGAACATATCTTCCTGCACAGACTGTATTGCACCCACAGCCATTAACTGTCATGCAATCTCAAAAACAATGGCAACTACCCATGGACTGGTCACGGGAGAACCCTCTCTTCAATCACACACTACTCTGGCAGCTCCATTCAGTTATATTCCAGAAGGGTTAGTTTTTTCAAAGGCACCAGCTTTTGAAAATACGCTCTCTTTGGGCACCTCCACATTCTGCTCTCCCGGGCAGTCCTCGGGTCTTGTGAGAACTGGTCATGAGAGCATAAAGAATGATACCAATTGCAAAACACCCTTCCTTCGGGATTTAGAAAGTGGACCTAGTGTAGGAACATCATGTCAGCCTCCTCTTAAGTTCAATATCTGGAGTGATATAAAGATGTAA